The Toxoplasma gondii ME49 chromosome XII, whole genome shotgun sequence genome includes a region encoding these proteins:
- a CDS encoding hypothetical protein (encoded by transcript TGME49_249440), whose amino-acid sequence MARRPGTSDLNAGENESSRTAKESPKSPAVVWRVKKVAVPIEADIDTTFVNLGEDTMQKDDADQVAFDFAECGSDALTSKYNSSHVDDDESEAGGTEFEEQQTRAQTSATSDMDYWCSVNQARSPELDEGDLSNPLRGETHSTISEGRTGGSAGAVTTDDPATAESFETAYGGDSMLATLACAASEDTNFPQSNESASSILSNTSRLSEEVLAQLNENTRSISSCISRAQLLLGQLTDTANSQLESGATNGVHHMTEVGQTVRRASLEEYMVFQEQLTPHQDDDEISFELSQDSDGEGVTSPLHEDSRVRSIGPIDEPEPLSQPPEFAPVANAKWEIREATKVRPPRPASTVPRDQVSTGDEFPLDESENRPRKDHTTASGFPGAGAPVPTPAVKRISSTVKQPPGSPKSKTQLETSKQRHPIKTPKNKTQLEKSKDSGSIRPCGRSCLAAKSAADSDAASTSATRGVTRTGGNATKAQDRSAKGPAARGRSVSSVLSTSPDRKTPHPHTQLGSAPTGTSQPKPTVHSRQSCSPAVASRVSAAELIKQITGAAAANSSSPTRSPSWTELPAAAREKIVEILHQQRIVLTSGTTIRQAVEAIRRACGKTSERSLAGSSGASSRSSNFAGRGVAGAQKGVFQNETAAGNSGVAPRSASRKHQSLPRRFSLCARSRLGSATNPRPQQNRHLRRSLSENQTSLRTLTPAPRASGTRGRSSIGSMLPGQLRSNSRLLCPHGLRYKSLCTFCSQADASWAAIASKGFAQPTVSSRMQETETRRLFGTCAGRRATPLKANASRAKLWAAGGISRATVETVVSGVGARSRSSVGAASWTSASSALSRASIGSKTRDSSVEPLPGDRVVGAPPRGRSRNSRPLAQQARGPKASGETPAVFQRLWEGAMERQRARSRDAPAVSGAARLIVPRHSLGSSTGSNNSSSAQRRSISEKNGKTPARALVRSGQGVLGAEEGPRRPQTGGPSAKLNASPRTATQTPCPQGKRPTAVCLQSGQGHPFQSPATASLWHSQPQFPPPMHGQQPLASQDQWSLNQSFQMNVNQNVPLPVALPPISPPFQSIPIDPLRVANHHVALNSAGQPGYALPVPPPGVPFGLRPSNGTNPVPYMTPNPRARSPPPNPSMLANTSAFNPVYQQFQTSSTPPVRQFENAGMSPQQKFQTSSMPPQQYFQNAGMTLQQLQTSTTPPFHQFFGPPPVQSQFVPVPFPQGPGAGASPAIFYTPQAAQPASETPERGVERFCTAHREGLRTPQHPTNLPASQNELKTPDGKAEAVCEVKPTDSRMMKEDPTVGLSSLCISNLHIESRPIPRLVPEKQPSASLPGKRQATPPRTGVPFVRTKSGRTSIRHAEVVDKNPVGEGAPLPKTDKGEAPSVVEVKETQGEMHSSQSMSACVESSGNRKDKSRQELWQEAWKLQVAQWQQSQSQQGHSLGHSSEAASAKPFVIPAPSVCVKPFTATQLSTTPISTPKEGVFQANDEAAVPQQTQHTQAIPHSFSFATCPPLAVTSPSVNASLVHEDSNQETIPVESGAPATPVPTPAFSFSQLSHANEAGGSSQKTPEEQVTCQALIRPQPEQENEIAWGWPEAEEALAITIVEENGRVCRERTETEFEPALGARPGGAISRKFPLPVTVPFGAKLQPMAQRVLPTKTATLLSSAGIHNENNHRQQHYSGARPAGAQPTMSGTMLFKVGGPSGDDKRNATKCGTESRHANVYVCGPSGLADIQAGSALQRTLMAQNPFVRTKPVKSHGSTCGIPCAREMVNQKMSGSATTGGGISAAEPQFLL is encoded by the exons ATGGCTAGGCGGCCGGGAACCAGCGACCTCAACGCAGGAGAAAATGAAAGCTCGAGGACGGCAAAAGAGTCGCCGAAAAGTCCGGCCGTCGTGTGGCGTGTGAAAAAGGTGGCTGTTCCAATCGAAGCCGACATTGACACCACATTTGTGAATTTAGGCGAGGACACGATGCAAAAAGATGACGCAGACCAAGTGGCCTTCGACTTTGCCGAGTGCGGCAGCGACGCCTTGACCTCAAAATACAACAGCTCCCACGTCGACGATGATGAGTCCGAAGCAGGCGGAACGGAATTCGAGGAACAGCAGACGCGCGCACAGACCAGTGCAACATCAGACATGGACTACTGGTGTAGCGTAAATCAAGCCAGATCTCCAGAATTAGACGAGGGAGACTTGTCTAATCCTCTGCGTGGCGAGACACACTCCACCATCTCTGAAGGAAGAACTGGCGGCAGCGCGGGTGCCGTCACAACGGATGACCCCGCGACAGCCGAATCTTTCGAAACCGCGTACGGCGGCGACAGTATGCTGGCAACTCTAGCGTGCGCCGCATCAGAGGATACAAATTTTCCTCAGAGCAACGAAAGCGCGTCTAGCATTCTCAGCAATACAAGTCGCCTGTCAGAAGAAGTCCTAGCGCAGCTGAACGAGAACACGAGGTCGATCTCATCGTGCATCAGTCgcgcgcagctgctgctgggACAGCTCACCGACACAGCAAATTCTCAACTGGAAAGTGGCGCTACGAACGGCGTGCACCACATGACAGAAGTCGGACAGACGGTCCGTCGTGCGAGTTTGGAGGAGTATATGGTCTTTCAAGAACAGCTAACTCCCCACCAAGACGACGATGAAATCAGCTTCGAGCTCTCCCAAGATTCCGACGGCGAAGGAGTCACTTCGCCTCTTCACGAAGACAGCCGAGTCCGCAGTATCGGACCGATCGACGAGCCGGAGCCACTTAGCCAACCGCCAGAATTTGCACCAGTGGCCAATGCCAAATGGGAAATAAGGGAAGCCACCAAGGTGAGACCGCCGAGGCCCGCCTCAACGGTGCCTCGCGACCAGGTTTCCACCGGTGATGAATTTCCTCTTGACGAGAGTGAAAATCGCCCTCGGAAGGACCACACGACAGCCAGCGGATTCCCCGGCGCAGGCGCACCTGTCCCGACCCCCGCGGTAAAGAGAATTTCTTCGACGGTGAAACAACCCCCGGGATCGCCAAAATCGAAGACGCAGCTTGAGACGTCAAAGCAAAGACACCCGATCAAGACACCGAAGAACAAGACACAGCTCGAAAAGTCAAAAGATTCCGGTTCAATCCGTCCTTGTGGCCGTTCCTGTCTTGCAGCGAAGTCTGCTGCCGACTCGGACGCGGCCTCAACTTCGGCAACTCGCGGAGTCACTCGCACAGGAGGCAATGCAACGAAAGCACAAGACCGCAGTGCAAAAGGACCAGCCGCGCGAGGCCGCTCGGTTTCCAGCGTTCTGTCCACATCaccagacagaaagacaccGCATCCTCACACTCAGCTCGGAAGTGCCCCGACAGGAACCTCTCAGCCGAAACCCACCGTGCATTCTCGGCAGTCGTGTTCCCCCGCAGTTGCGAGTCGCGTCTCAGCCGCGGAACTGATTAAGCAGATCACCGGAGCTGCCGCGGCGAACAGCTCGTCGCCGACTCGCAGTCCATCCTGGACCGAATTGCCCGCGGCCGCTCGGGAAAAAATCGTGGAGATTCTCCACCAACAGCGGATCGTGCTGACCAGCGGGACGACAATTCGGCAAGCTGTCGAAGCCATCCGGCGCGCCTGCGGAAAAACTTCAGAGCGGAGTTTGGCGGGGTCATCCGGTGCATCTAGTCGTAGCAGCAATTTTGCGGGTCGAGGCGTCGCGGGCGCGCAGAAGGGTGTCTTCCAGAACGAGACGGCAGCCGGAAATTCGGGAGTGGCCCCGCGCTCTGCTTCGCGAAAGCACCAGAGCCTTCCTCGACGGTTTTCCCTGTGCGCACGCAGCCGCCTTGGCTCGGCCACGAACCCCCGCCCCCAACAGAACCGGCACTTGCGGCGAAGCCTGTCCGAAAACCAGACCAGTCTTCGCACTCTCACGCCTGCGCCGCGGGCCTCCGGAACGAGGGGACGAAGCTCGATCGGCTCGATGTTACCAGGACAGTTGCGGAGCAACAGCCGTCTGTTGTGCCCCCACGGACTCAGGTACAAGAGCCTTTGCACCTTCTGTAGCCAAGCGGACGCGTCTTGGGCGGCGATCGCCAGCAAGGGTTTCGCCCAGCCGACCGTGTCAAGTCGCATGCAAGAGacggaaacgaggagactTTTCGGAACGTGCGCAGGACGCAGAGCCACCCCCCTCAAGGCAAACGCGAGTCGCGCGAAACTCTGGGCCGCTGGCGGCATCTCGAGGGCCACGGTGGAAACCGTGGTGTCGGGAGTTGGAGCAAGAAGCCGCTCCAGCGTGGGAGCAGCCTCGTGGACTTCCGCGAGCAGTGCCCTGAGCCGCGCGAGTATCGGAAGCAAAACTCGCGACTCCAGCGTCGAGCCCCTCCCTGGAGACCGCGTTGTCGGAGCCCCGCCCCGCGGCCGAAGTCGAAATAGTCGTCCTCTTGCGCAACAAGCGCGAGGCCCGAAGGCGTCCGGCGAGACTCCCGCGGTGTTCCAGCGTCTCTGGGAGGGCGCGATGGAGAGGCAGCGCGCGAGATCTCGAGATGCTCCTGCTGTCAGTGGAGCCGCGAGACTCATTGTGCCGCGCCATTCCCTGGGGAGTTCGACGGGATCGAACAACTCGAGCTCCGCACAGCGCAGAAGCAtcagcgagaaaaacgggaAAACTCCAGCGCGCGCGCTAGTCCGCTCCGGTCAAGGTGTCTTGGGAGCTGAAGAGGGGCCAAGGCGTCCGCAGACAGGCGGCCCGTCGGCAAAGCTCAACGCGTCCCCCAGAacggcgacgcagacgccttGTCCACAAGGAAAGAGACCG ACTGCTGTCTGTCTACAGTCAGGTCAGGGTCACCCGTTTCAGTCTCCGGCGACTGCTTCGTTATGGCATTCTCAGCCGCAGTTTCCCCCACCAATGCACGGGCAGCAACCACTAGCTTCGCAAGACCAGTGGAGTCTCAACCAGAGTTTCCAGATGAATGTGAATCAAAATGTTCCGCTTCCAGTTGCCTTGCCTCCAATCTCTCCGCCGTTCCAAAGCATTCCGATCGATCCTCTGCGCGTCGCGAACCACCACGTTGCACTCAACTCTGCCGGTCAACCAGGCTATGCACTGCCAGTTCCTCCTCCAGGAGTGCCCTTCGGTCTCCGCCCCAGCAATGGCACCAACCCCGTGCCCTACATGACGCCGAATCCTCGTGCGCGCTCTCCACCACCCAATCCCTCCATGCTTGCAAATACGTCTGCATTCAACCCTGTCTACCAACAATTTCAAACTTCGTCGACGCCACCAGTACGACAATTTGAGAATGCTGGAATGTCGCCACAGCAGAAATTCCAGACATCGTCCATGCCACCGCAGCAATATTTCCAGAATGCTGGAATGACGTTACAACAACTTCAGACGTCTACGACGCCCCCATTCCACCAATTTTTCGGGCCACCTCCGGTGCAGTCTCAGTTCGTTCCAGTGCCGTTTCCCCAGGGGCCTGGAGCGGGTGCGTCTCCTGCCATCTTCTACACTCCGCAAGCAGCCCAACCTGCGAGCGAGACTCCAGAACGCGGAGTCGAGAGATTTTGCACCGCCCATAGAGAAGGTCTGCGTACACCGCAGCATCCAACAAACCTTCCGGCTAGCCAGAATGAACTGAAGACTCCAGATGGAAAGGCCGAAGCGGTTTGCGAAGTCAAGCCCACGGACAGTCGAATGATGAAAGAGGACCCGACAGTGGGTCTGTCTTCACTCTGCATCAGCAACCTCCACATTGAGTCTCGCCCCATTCCTCGCCTTGTCCCAGAGAAACAGCCATCTGCGAGTTTGCCAGGCAAAAGACAGGCAACACCTCCACGCACAGGCGTGCCTTTTGTGCGCACAAAGAGCGGAAGGACTTCAATTCGACACGCCGAAGTTGTGGATAAGAACCCAGTTGGAGAAGGTGCGCCACTCCCGAAGACAGACAAAGGCGAAGCACCCTCCGTAGTCGAAGTtaaggagacacagggagaaaTGCACTCGTCACAGAgcatgtctgcatgcgtcgaatCAAGTGGAAATCGAAAAGACAAGTCTCGCCAAGAACTATGGCAAGAAGCGTGGAAGCTCCAAGTCGCGCAGTGGCAGCAATCCCAGTCGCAACAAGGTCACTCCTTAGGTCACAGCAGCGAAGCCGCGAGCGCAAAGCCGTTCGTTATCCCTGCGCCTTCTGTATGTGTCAAACCTTTCACAGCGACTCAACTTTCCACCACGCCGATTTCGACTCCGAAGGAAGGTGTTTTCCAAGCCAATGACGAAGCGGCCGTTCCACAACAAACACAACACACCCAGGCGATTCCtcattcgttttctttcgccaCGTGCCCACCCCTCGCGGTGACTTCACCCAGCGTAAATGCGTCTCTGGTGCATGAGGATTCGAACCAAGAAACGATACCGGTCGAGTCGGGAGCACCTGCCACGCCCGTCCCCACTCctgctttctcgttctcgcaGTTATCGCACGCGAATGAAGCAGGTGGGTCGAGTCAGAAGACACCTGAAGAGCAAGTGACATGCCAAGCACTAATACGGCCTCAACCGGAACAGGAGAATGAAATCGCTTGGGGGTGGCCCGAGGCCGAAGAAGCGCTAGCCATCACAATTGTCGAAGAGAATGGCCGCGTTTGTCGCgaaaggacggagacagagttCGAACCCGCTCTAGGTGCTCGACCTGGTGGGGCTATCTCGCGTAAATTCCCTCTCCCTGTGACAGTCCCGTTCGGAGCCAAACTGCAACCAATGGCGCAACGTGTTCTGCCCACGAAGACGGCCACATTACTTTCTTCAGCCGGGAT